Proteins found in one Terribacillus sp. DMT04 genomic segment:
- a CDS encoding aspartate/glutamate racemase family protein, with the protein MKNIGLIGGMSWESTTEYYRIINEEVKKELGGLHSAKCVMYSVDFHEIETYQAEGDWQKAGELLGEAASSLEKAGASFIVICTNTMHKVTASIEENINIPILHIADATAKQIREANIKKVGLLGTSYTMEQDFYRERIASNSIEVIVPDKTARQEVNRVIYEELCLGIISEPSRQYYKSVIEDLEKQGAEGIILGCTEIGLLLQQTDSQVPLFDTTTIHALEAVRASLDE; encoded by the coding sequence ATGAAAAATATTGGCCTTATTGGCGGTATGAGCTGGGAGTCTACCACCGAATACTACCGTATTATAAACGAAGAAGTAAAGAAGGAATTAGGCGGACTACATTCTGCAAAGTGCGTGATGTACAGCGTTGATTTTCACGAGATTGAAACATATCAGGCGGAAGGTGACTGGCAGAAAGCGGGGGAACTGCTCGGCGAAGCGGCATCTTCCTTGGAAAAAGCCGGGGCTTCCTTTATCGTCATCTGTACTAACACCATGCATAAGGTAACAGCTTCCATAGAAGAGAATATTAACATTCCAATCTTACATATTGCTGATGCAACGGCCAAACAAATACGAGAAGCGAACATAAAAAAAGTAGGCTTATTAGGGACATCTTATACAATGGAGCAGGATTTTTACCGGGAACGTATTGCGTCCAATAGTATAGAAGTAATTGTTCCAGATAAAACGGCGAGACAAGAAGTGAATAGAGTGATTTACGAAGAGTTATGCTTAGGGATAATCTCGGAGCCTTCTAGACAATATTATAAAAGTGTTATAGAAGACTTGGAAAAACAAGGTGCGGAAGGAATAATCCTAGGCTGTACAGAGATTGGTTTACTGCTGCAGCAAACTGATTCACAAGTCCCTTTATTTGATACAACGACAATTCATGCACTGGAGGCTGTTCGTGCTTCACTTGATGAATAA
- a CDS encoding VanZ family protein has protein sequence MNNAYAVDYNLNPPLFLLVFIVFFIFLYFYYNKIKRKHFNLRKLFIIGAILFYALSVFKLTLLPITIVYNASIFFDLPSQHMYQLNPFETITSSLHAGNYRQVVGNLIMLLPLPILIGVLNRRTPSFSKFFIGTVLLVLIIELAQLALDFITGVPNAVTDIDDFIMNVLGALLGWIIIKIYFLNLEHKKRLRRN, from the coding sequence GTGAATAATGCATATGCTGTTGATTACAATTTAAATCCGCCGCTATTTTTACTTGTCTTTATCGTATTTTTTATTTTCTTGTATTTCTACTACAATAAAATAAAAAGGAAGCATTTTAATCTTAGAAAATTATTTATCATCGGTGCCATTCTCTTTTATGCATTGTCTGTTTTTAAGCTCACCCTCCTCCCTATTACGATAGTTTACAATGCTTCTATATTCTTTGACCTACCAAGTCAGCATATGTATCAGCTAAACCCTTTTGAAACAATCACAAGCTCATTACATGCAGGAAATTACAGACAAGTGGTTGGAAACCTTATCATGCTCCTGCCTCTCCCGATACTAATAGGTGTGCTAAACAGAAGAACACCTAGCTTTTCTAAGTTCTTCATAGGTACCGTACTTCTAGTCCTAATCATTGAACTAGCACAGTTAGCATTGGATTTTATTACCGGCGTACCGAATGCAGTAACAGATATTGATGACTTTATAATGAATGTGCTAGGAGCACTTCTCGGTTGGATTATTATAAAGATATACTTTTTAAATTTAGAACATAAAAAAAGATTGCGTAGAAACTGA